The genomic interval ATTTAAGGCATTAATAGCCAGGTTTTCTGTTTTTAACGCAGAAGCTACCGCCACTTTTTCAGACAATTGCTGTTTTTGCTGCTCAATGGCACTGATGGAATCATTCAGCTGATTTTTTTGCGTTTTGAGCGTTGTATTTTCCGAATATAGTTCCTCATTTACTGCTTTCAGTTTGGAAATTTCCTCATCTTTGGTCGTAAGTAGAGTTTCATAGGCTTCTAATTTCTCAGTTAAACGACGGCGTTCAGAAGCAGTAGCTGTTTTGAGTGTATTTCTTTCTTTCTCCAGGTCTGCCTTCGCTTTTGTTAACTCTTCTACATCACCGCCCAGTTTCCGAACTTCGGTAATACGCAGGTCAAGCTCTTTGGATATAGAATCCAGTTTCGTAGAGGTAGCATCCAGTTCCGCATCTTTCGCCTGGATCACTACATCTTTCTGCTGGCTTTCTTCTTTGTTTCTGAAATTCAGATAAAACAAGACAATATTCAATGCTATCAAAATACCAATAAAGATGGTAAGCAATATTTTTCTACTTCCTTGTTTCTCTTGGTTCTGTTCAGCCATGTTAGTAATATATTAACTTTTTTAGTTGTTAACGCAAAATTAGTTTTTTATTGAGTGAAGTCAAACATTTTTAAACCGCTTCCTGCACAATTGTATAAATTTTTCAGTAAGATATTGAATTAAAACTCTTTGAAGCCACTTTTGCGAGGTAAATAACTAAAAAAAATTAGCTATAGATGGGTTTGAAGCCTTCTATAATGCCCATTGGTTAAGCACTGGCAAGGCATGATGGGCTGTTAAGTCAAAAGCACACGGCACTACCGAAATATAATTATTAGTTAACGCCCATTCGTCAGTGTCTTCACCTTTGTCCTCATTTACAAAATTACCAGCCATCCAGAAATACCTGCGTCCGTAAGGGTCCTTACGCTGATCGAATACTTCCTGCCATTTAGCATGCGCCTGGCGGCAGATTTTGATGCCCTTTATTTTCTCATCGGATTTTGCCGGAATATTCACGTTCAGGGCAATATCTGGCGGAAGTCCGTGTTCGAGCACCTGTAAGGCAATTTTCTTTACAAATTCTGCGGTATGCGAGAAATCAGCCTGATGCGAATAATCGCACAGGGAAAAACCAATAGCCGGCAAGCCTTCAATAGCGGCTTCAATCGCCGCAGACATGGTGCCGGAATATAACACACTAATAGATGAATTACTTCCATGATTGATCCCGCTTACGACCAGATCTGGCGTACGGTCTTTCAATACATGGTGCTTGGCCAGTTTAACACAATCAGCAGGCGTGCCGGAACATTCATAGGCATCTATTCCTTCGAAAATCGTAGAGGGGTCTAAACGCAATGTATTGCCTACTGTAATCGCATGCCCCATCCCGGACTGAGGACTATCTGGTGCTACTACCACAACTTCTCCTAATTCACACATCACTTCTACCAGGGTTTTTATACCGGGAGAAGTAATCCCATCATCGTTGGAAACAAGTATTAAAGGTTTTTTTTTAGCCATTATTGTAATCAGATATTTTAAACCGGAAGTTAATAAGATAGTCAGGCATCTCTCCGGACACAAAGCTACCTTCCCTTTTAAGAAACACAAGCTTATTTAATAGAATTATAGTAATTGATAATCTGAATGAGGTCGTATTTATCGCTGTAGCGGAGCCGGTTTTCGCTTACAAACTTTTTTACATCACCAGATTTCTCTTTAATCAGGTAGAAAAAGTCCCGCTTGGAGCCATCGTATCTGCGGATGCGGCCATTTTCAAAGCCAAAGAAAAAATCGTTGCTCAACCTGGTTCTGGTATAATACCTGCTGCTCGACCAGTAACTGTATTGGGGAATATTTTCTGTAACTAATTTTTCACGGGCCAGCAAACTCACATTTCCCTCCGTGAGCAATTCAAATAACATGGGTACTTTATAGGAAGATTCTACCGCATATGGCAATGCAAAAAAACGCCTATCGGTCATCATATCCGGGTCATATACCTGAAAAGACCAGATCTGCCTGGCAGAATACGTTTTGATGGTATTATCCGTATTGATCTGTACCAGGTCAGATTGCAGTTCATAGTGAATATCGCCATCCAGGGTGTCTCCTTCTGCCAGTACCAAAGTGCCTTTATACCAGATATCCCGGTATCCATCGGTTTGTGCGTATACCGCAGGCATTTGCATCACACACACAAAAAACCACAGGGATAGACATGGGAAGTATTTATAAAGAATGTTACGTTTTCTACGATATACTTGCTGATTCATTGATTCTTAGTAGTGATAATACGGGACATACAACTGAGAAATAGACATTGCTTTGTAAGAAAACGTAAAAAAGCAGGTTACTGGTTAAGTTTCCTGCTTTTTACTCTATATTCTTTAATTACATACGCTCAGCTTTTTATTGACTGTTATTTAAAATGGTATGACCCATTTTATCGCGTTTAGTGGTCAGGTAACTCAAATTATAGGGATTGGAAGGTATTTCTATCGGCACACTTTCCACGATTTCCAGTCCATAGCCAATTAAACCAGCCCGTTTTTTCGGGTTATTGCTGATCAGCCGTATTTTAGTAATTCCCAAGTCACGCAGAATCTGAGCGCCTACGCCGTAATCCCGTTCATCCATCTGAAATCCCAGTTCTATATTAGCTTGTACCGTATCCCGGCCCATTTCCTGTAATTTGTAGGCTTTCAGTTTATTCAGCAAGCCAATTCCACGGCCTTCCTGGTTCATATATAATACTACTCCTTTACCAGCCGCTTCTACCGTTTGCATAGCCGCATGCAATTGTCCGCCACAGTCGCAGCGGCAAGAACCAAAAATATCGCCTGTAACACAGGAAGAATGTACCCGTACCAGTACAGGTTCATCTTTTTCCCAGGTTCCTTTTACCAGAGCCAGGTGCAGATCGCCGGTATTTTCCTGCCGGTAGGCAATCAGGTCGAAATGGCCAAATTCGGTGGGCATATCTACGCCAATTTCCCGTTTAATCAGGCTTTCTTTTTTAAGCCGGTATTCAATAAGATCTTTGATAGAAACCAGCTTCAGTCCCTGTTTATCAGCCATTTTGCGCAGTTCAGGCAAACGGGCCATAGTGCCATCTTCATTGAGGATTTCTATAAGCACTCCTGCCGGTTTTAAACCAGCCAGCCTGGCAAAATCTATGGTTGCTTCCGTATGCCCTGACCGGCGCAATACGCCCCCTTTGCGGGCTCTCAGCGGGAAAATATGTCCCGGACGGCCAAGTTCTTCGGGTTTGGTTTCCGGATTTACCAGGGCCTGAATCGTTTTGGCCCTGTCGCTGGCAGAAATACCAGTGGTACAACCATGCCCCAGTAAATCTACTGATACGGTAAAAGGCGTGCCATGAGAAGCCGTATTACGGCCTACCATCAATTCTAACCCAAGTTCTTCGCATCTTTCTTCGGTAAGTGGGGTACACATCAGGCCTCTGGCCTCCCGGATCATAAAATTGACGATTTCGGGCGTTACTTTTTCTGCGGCACAAATCAGGTCGCCTTCATTTTCACGATCTTCGTCGTCTACTACAATAATTACTTTTCCTTGCCGTATATCTTCGATCGCTTCTTCTATGGTATCGAGCTTTATTGGTGAATCGTTTTGCATAATTATATTTTCAAATGAATGTTTAGGAAGCAGTAGATGTATGTTGCAGGAAGGCAAACAAGTTGATGGCTGCAGTTTTCATACATGAATCTACACTTCTATGCCCATAACAAATTTATCACTAAAAAAGTCTTTTTATATACTTGCCGGAATATCAGGGTTTTTCCTGGCACAAAGGTAAACTTTCTTTAGAATCGAAAACGGCTGTTTTTTATTTATTGATAATACAACAAAATTTATTGTTTTTTACTTATTTGTGGCAGAATGATTATTTTGTACGGCAGCTATATCCTTCCACTATGTTAAACAAGGCACAAAAAGAATTTCTGGTCGGAGAGTTGAACAGATTTACTACCTATCACAACATTAGTTCTGATAGAACAGATGACACCCTTGCTATTGAAGAATTATCTGATTTTTCCCTGCGCCGCAAAAAAGCCATCCTGCTGGAAGCCATTACCTGGTGTATGGTATTTATTGTGATGATTATTGTGCTGCTGTACCGCAAAAGACCCTTGAATGTGGCTGCATTTATTACTTTTTTTGTGCTTACGATAGGTAGCTTCAGCTTATTGCTGCGTGCCATGTATGCCCTGGGCCGTAACCGCAAATTCAGGCTGATTGTAAAAATGCTGAAGCTTAATGAAGAAACCAGAGATCATGTAAATTAAGCCATAAATTGCCCTTATTCCACAATGTAGAGCTTCATACACAAGCAAGGCAGCCTGGTTTAGCTTCAAACAAAGCAAAGTCTTAAACCTTATTTAAATAAAACTTTGTTATAAATTTGCGTCCATTAATCACTTAACCAAAAGATAAATATGTCTGCACAATATGATATAATTGTTATAGGAAGCGGTCCGGGAGGATATGTAGCGGCGATTAGGGCTTCTCAACTCAAACTAAAAGTAGCGGTAGTAGAAGTAGCCGAACTGGGGGCATCTGCCTCAACTGGGGGTGTATCCCAACCAAAGCTTTACTGAAAAGTGCCCAGGTGTTTGAATACATCGAACATGCCAAAGATTACGGCATTGATGTTAAAGAGGCAAATGTAAACTTCGAATCTATGATTAAGCGGAGCCGGGATGTAGCGGCTGGCATGAGCAAAGGCGTGCAGTTTCTGTTCCGCAAAAATAAAATTGATATTATTGAAGGGTTTGGCAAACTGTTACCCGGAAAAAAAGTAGAAGTGACCAATAGCAAAAAAGAAAAAACCGTTTACGAAGCCAAGCATATTATTCTGGCCACAGGCGGACGAGCCAGAGAACTTCCCAATCTCAAAATCGACGATAAAAAAATTATTGGCTACCGCAAGGCGATGGTGCTGGAAAATCAACCGGCTTCTATGGTCGTAGTAGGTTCTGGTGCAATCGGCGTAGAGTTTGCCTATTTCTATCATTCCATTGGCACCAAAGTAACAGTTGTCGAATTTTTGCCCCGCCTCGTGCCCAACGAAGATGAAGAAATATCCAAGCAACTGGAACGCAATTATAAGAAAGCCGGCATCAACATTATGGTTAATTCTTCGGTAGAATCAGTGGATACTTCGGGAAAAGGCTGCAAAGTAAAAGTAAAAACAGCTTCCGGTACTGAAACCCTGGAATGTGATATTGTGCTTTCTGCGGTTGGTTATTCACCTAACCTGGAAAATATCGGCCTGGAAGAAGCAGGCGTAAAAGTAGATAAGAACCGGGTGATTGTAGACGAATATTATAAAACCAATGTAGATGGTGTATATGCCATCGGAGATATTGTAAGCGGACCTGCCCTGGCGCACGTAGCCTCAGCCGAAGGAATTATCTGTGTGGAGAAAATTGCCGGTCATCATCCAGAGCCGTTGAATTACAACAATATTCCCGGATGTACCTATTGCCAGCCGGAAATTGCTTCGGTAGGCTATACTGAAAAACAAGCCAAAGAGGCCGGATATGAAGTAAAAGTAGGCAAGTTTCCGTTTACCGCTTCAGGTAAAGCCAAAGCCGCCGGTGCTTCGGATGGATTTGTAAAAGTGATTTTTGATGCCAAATACGGTGAATGGCTGGGTGCCCATATGATTGGTGCCAATGTTACCGAGATGATCGCCGAAGTAGTGGTAGCCCGTAAACTGGAAACCACTGGCCATGAAATCATCAAGTCCGTGCATCCACACCCTACCATGTCGGAAGCAATTATGGAAGCCGCCGCCGCCGCTTATGACGAGGTAATTCACTTATAAAATAGAGACTGGACGCTGGAGGATGGAAGTTAGAAGATGGACTGCTTACCAGACATTTCTAATTTTCAACCTTCTACGTTCAAACTTCCAACCAACTTCTAAATCCCTTATTTCCATTTTGTATGGTTAAGAAAATCATTAATAGTTCCAAAGCTCCATCTCCTATTGGTCCCTACAGCCAGGCAGTACTAGTGGGCAATACCTTATATGTATCCGGCCAGATTTCCCTGGACCCAGCTACTGGTTCTCTGGTAACCGATGACATTGTGCGGGAAACCAATCAGGTGATGCAAAACCTGAAACATATTCTGGCTGAAGCCGGAGCCGGTTTTTCAAGCATTGTAAAGACTACCATTTTTGTAAAAGATTTAAATAACTTCGCAAAAATCAACGAAGTGTACGGAAGTTATTTCGACCATCAGCCACCTGCCAGGGAAACAGTAGAAGTAAGCCGGCTTCCCAAAGATGTGAATGTAGAAATTTCCTGTATTGCTGTGATCTGAGCGCAGAAAAACATATATTCCGGATAAATTCTGCTTCAGAATACGCTTCTCCTTACCAGCTATATACGGTTCCATGAAACACTTTATCCGGCTTCTGCTGCTGATTCCTCCATTGCTATCGCTTAACTGTAAGCGGGATTGTTATCCATATAAGGAACCTGAATTAAAAGCAGTATTTTCACTGGGTGATATTCCTTTTGAGCGGGTTTACGGTTTGGGCGGAAAAGGTGATATCTCCCGCAAAAAGGATGGCTATTACTATCTGCCTGTTTCCCTTCATGCCGATAGCGTGACTTATATATTTGAGCATCCTCCCCGTATAGATACACTTACTATTTTTTATTCCCGTTCGTTCTTTTTTGAATATGAAAGATGCGGCTATGAAGTAAGGGTGGGCGGTGGAGATGTAAACACTACCTTTACACAAGCATGGGTTAACTTCTTTGATAATAATGGTTTTGCTACAAGAGGAACTTATGAAGTTATTATTGAAGAGTAGTTTGATAGGTTGTTTACTGTTGTATGGACAGGCAGCTTTCGGGCAGAATTCAACCCGTAATGTATATATCGGTATCGATATTTTTAAAAATCTACCTCCTCTGGTAAAAGGATACTTTTTTCAGAAAAGTCTCATTATCGAACCTTCCGTCTGGATTCCCTTGGGTTATGGCGGATGGCACTTGAATTTTACGCCAGGCTATTCTTCTATTTATGCGAATCCGGTTTATAAAAACCTGGAATACAATAATGAAGGTATATTTTTGAAAGGAGGCGTAAACTATCTTTTTATGGACTATTTCTCCTTTGGTATAGTCGCTTGTGCATCCAGGTATAGTGAATTCGGGCGCTACATTTTGGAAGGGCCATATTACGGAGGAAAAGAATTTCCTTTTCAGCGCAGGCAAGTAAGGGTATTAGGTTTAGAAACACAGGCAATAATAAAATTTCCTCTTAGCAAACGTTTCTTTCTGGCATTTATAGCCCGGAGTGGAATACATAATTTGGATAGAGCACTAAGTCCGGAATCTTACTACATTCCTGGAATGGGCGTAACTTCCAGAGATATCAATATTACAGCCGGCGGAAGTATAAGCTTGCAATATGCCATTCCGCTTAAGTAGCTTCTTCCGGTATAGCCTTATAGGGTTTCCGCACTAAATATTAAGTTTTAAGAATAGCTAACAGGAAATTAGTGTCTCTGTTAGCTTTTTTTCTTTTCCGTTTGACACTCACGCAAGAAGGCTCTTTTTTGAGCAGATGCAAAGACCACTTTCTAATCAGATGCAGATTGATGGGTCCTTTATCTTTCCTGACTTTAGCCTCATCTTCCCTAAAGGTAACATCTAGTTGCCAATGCAAGCCATTCTCTATCGCCCAATGGCCTCTTATGTAGCGGCTGTACAAGGCAGGGTCTGTATCTGTTAAACTGCTTATATAGAACAGGGTTTGTTCTTGCTTTTTGCCTGCTATAATGCGTTTTCTTTCTACCATGACTAAAGTATGTAAGTCCTGCCATTTTTCCTTTTCCTCTACCAAATCAATGCATTGAGCAATATATACCCTACGTTCTTCTCCTCTGCCATGGGCTTTATCTAGTTGCTGATTAAAAGCGAGAGCAGACTTATTGATTTGCATAAAATGGGCTACCTGCTCATAGAGTACACCTTGATTAGCCTTTAGGGCAATCACATAATGGGCTTGCTTATCCCTGATCTTTTCTACAATTGCCTGCTGACAAGCAATAGCATCTATAGTAATGATACTACCTTTGCAATCAAGGGTATCTAAGTAAGAGTACACAATTAAGT from Rhodocytophaga rosea carries:
- the surE gene encoding 5'/3'-nucleotidase SurE; amino-acid sequence: MAKKKPLILVSNDDGITSPGIKTLVEVMCELGEVVVVAPDSPQSGMGHAITVGNTLRLDPSTIFEGIDAYECSGTPADCVKLAKHHVLKDRTPDLVVSGINHGSNSSISVLYSGTMSAAIEAAIEGLPAIGFSLCDYSHQADFSHTAEFVKKIALQVLEHGLPPDIALNVNIPAKSDEKIKGIKICRQAHAKWQEVFDQRKDPYGRRYFWMAGNFVNEDKGEDTDEWALTNNYISVVPCAFDLTAHHALPVLNQWAL
- a CDS encoding ISAs1 family transposase; this translates as MYSYLDTLDCKGSIITIDAIACQQAIVEKIRDKQAHYVIALKANQGVLYEQVAHFMQINKSALAFNQQLDKAHGRGEERRVYIAQCIDLVEEKEKWQDLHTLVMVERKRIIAGKKQEQTLFYISSLTDTDPALYSRYIRGHWAIENGLHWQLDVTFREDEAKVRKDKGPINLHLIRKWSLHLLKKEPSCVSVKRKRKKANRDTNFLLAILKT
- a CDS encoding chromosome segregation protein SMC, with product MAEQNQEKQGSRKILLTIFIGILIALNIVLFYLNFRNKEESQQKDVVIQAKDAELDATSTKLDSISKELDLRITEVRKLGGDVEELTKAKADLEKERNTLKTATASERRRLTEKLEAYETLLTTKDEEISKLKAVNEELYSENTTLKTQKNQLNDSISAIEQQKQQLSEKVAVASALKTENLAINALNEKGKERDGGEYRAKQVDKIKIAFNLAENNVAEIESKDIYMRLIEPDGAALFDLAMGGGTFMFEGKETFYTAKQQILFDNTRQQITFVYDKGNAYKTGKHIVELYADGYRIGQGSFVVK
- a CDS encoding RidA family protein, with the translated sequence MVKKIINSSKAPSPIGPYSQAVLVGNTLYVSGQISLDPATGSLVTDDIVRETNQVMQNLKHILAEAGAGFSSIVKTTIFVKDLNNFAKINEVYGSYFDHQPPARETVEVSRLPKDVNVEISCIAVI
- a CDS encoding bifunctional 3,4-dihydroxy-2-butanone-4-phosphate synthase/GTP cyclohydrolase II, yielding MQNDSPIKLDTIEEAIEDIRQGKVIIVVDDEDRENEGDLICAAEKVTPEIVNFMIREARGLMCTPLTEERCEELGLELMVGRNTASHGTPFTVSVDLLGHGCTTGISASDRAKTIQALVNPETKPEELGRPGHIFPLRARKGGVLRRSGHTEATIDFARLAGLKPAGVLIEILNEDGTMARLPELRKMADKQGLKLVSIKDLIEYRLKKESLIKREIGVDMPTEFGHFDLIAYRQENTGDLHLALVKGTWEKDEPVLVRVHSSCVTGDIFGSCRCDCGGQLHAAMQTVEAAGKGVVLYMNQEGRGIGLLNKLKAYKLQEMGRDTVQANIELGFQMDERDYGVGAQILRDLGITKIRLISNNPKKRAGLIGYGLEIVESVPIEIPSNPYNLSYLTTKRDKMGHTILNNSQ